TGAACGCGTACCTTGTGGCACTCGCGATGATGATGATGCTCATACGCTTGTGCGGGAGCGATGGCGCTCAGTGCGGCGACGGCAGCCGCGATGGCGAGGACGATCTTCTTCATTACAGAATCCTTAACTCAGTGTTGGGGTACTAACGCTGCAGCACGGGGCGTACCGCAGCGGTTTGCAAGCATGCCACATTGCGCGCGTGGTGCGGAGGAACGCTGACCAGACGCACGTGTCAATTCACAACGGCGAGCGCCGCGAACCGCCTCTGGCGGTGAAGGGCGGCTGACGGTGTGCATTGGCGCGGTGGCGTGTAATTACGACAGATCGACGCTCACGCGCTGAGATGCCGGGATTGCGCGTTATGCGGTGAAGCGGCTACCCTTTCAAAACGATGACGCGCGCGAGCGCGTGATCACTACATCGGGCAAAAAGATGGAAGACCCAGCGATGGAAGATTCCGACGAATTGCTGCTCCCGGTCTGGCGAGCGAACCTGGTGCTGTTGACCCGCGAGGTCGGTGCGGCGACGCGTCTCGCGCGCATGATGACCTTTTCCGCGAGCTACCTGAAACTGATGTTGTCCGGTCAACGCGAATTCAGCGAGGAATTCGTGCGGGGGATCGAAGCGGTCACCGGATTGCCGGGTGGCTGGATGAACGTCCCGCACACCGAGCAGGACATACCGCTCAACGCACGCGAAGCGATCGACAACGAACAGCCGCTCGCGCGCTTTCGCGGTACGGCGCATCCCGTGCGAAAGAAGACGGTGCTGCGCCCGCCTGAGCCGATCTTCGGCCAGCCGGGACCGGCCAGACGTGTCGAAGAAGAAACCCTCGACGCTGAAACGCACCGGCGGCAGGCGCATTTTCGCAAGGTCCGCGACGTGGCGATTCAGGAGGTGCGGCGTTTCGAGCGGCATCTGAGTCATGCGCCGGTGGAACTGGCGTTGGTGCGCGCCAAGGTGGAAGACGTGATCGCCGCCGCCGATCTCGAGGATCCGATCCAGGCCGATCTCGCGGGGCGGCTGGAGCAGATCGAAAAACATCGCCATCTGCTGCTCAGGCACGTGGAGCGGTTGCAGGCTTTACTCGGGCAGCTCGGCGAAACGGAGTAATGGCGCGCTGCTGTCCGTTCATTATGTGTGCTTCTTCGATTCCAAGTAGTTGGATCGGGACTAGTGAAACGGGTGGAAACAACGAAAACGCGCGCCGGCTGCCAATGTGCTAAAACCACGCTACGAACTGAGCCGGGGTGCATCTTGGGGAAAATAGCCGTCACGTTGCAGCGGGCGCTCGCCGGCGTCACTGTCTCGCCATGCGTCGCGCGAACGGTGCGGCGCATGTTTCGCGTTGCATTCGCTTCGAGTCCGCGAGCCACGCGCGCGCCGGGCAGGGCGCGGTGCACATGAGGCGGTGCCCGGCGGTTTTTCTCAGGCTGGCCTTCTGGCTGACGCTTGGCGCACTGTCGCCGGCTATCGCATGGGCCGACGACAGCGCGTCCACCGTATCCGGCGACGACCTCGCGCCCTCCACAATCGAGCGCGACGTCCATCTCTTCACGATCCAGAAAGACGGCTCCATCGAGGAACACGACGACACGGTTCTGCGCGCCAACACGACGAGCGGCGTCGACGATATCGCGCAACGCTATGTGTGGTTCAACAAGGACATCGAGCAGGTGCAGTTGCTGGCCGCGGAAACGATCGATCCGGGCGGCGTCGCGCATCCCGTCGGTCCCGAGGCGATCCGCGACGTGCAGGAGCCGCGCTCCGCAGGCGCGCCGAGCTTCGAGGACGGTGTGTTGCGCACGGTGATTTTCCCCGGCGTGGAGCCGGGCTCACGCGTGCATCTGGCGTTTCGCAAGACCCGCACGAAACCGTTGCAGGCGGGCACCTTCGCGTATCTCGTCGAACCGACGCGCGACCCCGTCGAACTGCAGCGCCTGATTTTCGATCTGCCCGCCGACGTGCCGCTTTATGCCGACGCGCGCGGCTACGTCGCTGTGCCGCCGGTCACGGCCAACGGCCGTACCCGCTACGAGTTCGACTATCGGCACGGGCCGTATGCGCCGCTCGAAGCGGGGTCGGTCGGCTATGCGAACTGGGGCGACCGCCTGATGGTATCGACGGTGCCGGACTTCGCGAATTTTGCCGCGCGGTATCGCGGGCCCGCGCTCGACGCGACGATTGGCGATCCGGCGATCGTCCGCCTCGCGCAAGCGCTGACCGCCGGCGCCGCCGACCCGCGCGCGAAGGCGCAGTTGCTGTACGACTGGATGCGTTTGAATATCCGCTACGTGGCCTTGTTTCTCGGCGAGACGGCGGCGATTCCGCACAAGACGATCGATATCCTGCGCAACCGTTATGGCGACTGCAAGGATCATGTCGCGCTCTATGGGGCATTGCTCGCCGCGGTCGGCATCCGCAGCGAGGCTGTGTTGCTCAACCTCGGGCCGTACTACAGTTTGCCCGACGTGCCCGGCTACGGCGCAAGCGCAATCAATCACGCGATTGTCTGGATTCCTGAGTTGTCGTTGTATGCGGATACGACCGCCGGCGGCACGGCATTCGGTTATCTGCCGCCGAGCGTGATGGACAGGCCGGTGCTGCTGGTGGACGAGGGCGTCCTTTCGCGAACGCCGGCCACGCAGTTGCGCGAACGCAGCGCGCGCGTGCAGATCGACGTCGATGAAAGCGGCGCGGCGCATTACGCCTACCGCGCGGAAGACGCGGGTTTTACCGCCGAAATAGAGCGCAACACGTTTCGGCGGGCGACGCGGCAACGCACGCAGCAAATCGCCGCGAACCGTTTATTACAGACGGGTCTGCACGGCACCGCGCAATTGCACACGGCGGATCTCATCGCCACAAATGGGCCGTTTGCCACGTCGATGCAGGGAAAAGTGGAGCATTTCGTCTGGACCGACGGCACCACTGCAATACCGGCGTTGACGAGTTTCTCCGGCGGCATGGGCTCGCAGGTGCAGGCGTGGCTTGCGGAGCCTCTGAGGACTCAGCCGTGGACTTGCATAGGTGGAGAATTCGACGAGACGCTGGAAATGACGCTGCCGCGCTTCGCGCGGGTGACGGATTTGCCGGCCGACACCGCGGTGCAGAACCGCTTCGTGACGTTTTCATCCAGCTACGTGTTCGATCCCGCCGCGCGGCTCCTGCAGGTCAGGCGGCACCTGCGCGCCGCCTTTGGCCATCAGATGTGTTCTGCTAATGAATTCGCCGAAATGCACGACGACCTCGTGCGAATCGAGCGGGATCTCGATGCCGGACTGGTCGTCAAGGTTACGGATTCGAAGAATCGGTAGCGATGTTGCCGGCACGGGCGCAAACAACGAAACCCATGCCGGAACCGGAAAGTACCTTAGCTGCCCGTCTTCGTCACGATGGGCACCCACGCTCCGCTCTTGACCTGATAGAGCGTCGATGCGCCGCTCTTCAACGCGCCGGTGCTGTCGAACGAAATCTTGCCGGTCACGCCGTCGAAATCGATGGCCTTGAGCACGGGCCGGTAGACGTTCGGCGAGGCGGATTTGGCCTGCTGCATGGCCTTGATCGCGGCCCATGCGCCGTCATAGCCGAACGGCGCGTAGGACAGGATATCCACGCCAAAACGCTTCTTGAACTTCGTGGAGAAATCCTTGCCGCCGGGCAGTTGGGCGAGCGGCCGTCCATATTCCCAGGCCATCACGCCCTCAGCCGAATCGCCGGCTAGCTTGATGAAATCCTGATCCATCACGCCGCCGCCGCCCACCAGTTGCGCGTTCATGCCCAGCTGCTTCATGCGCTTCGCGAAGCCGGCGGCCTGCGTGTCCAGTCCGCCGAAGAAAATCAGATCGGCGTTGGTCGATTTGAGCTTGGTGATCTGCGTGCTGAAATCGACTGCTTTATTGTCGGTGTACTCACGCGCGATGATGCTGCCGCCATGTGCTTTCACCGCCTTCTCGAATTCGTCGGCCTCGCCCTGGCCGAACGCGGTCCGGTCGTCGATGATCGCGATGCGTTTGGCCTTGGTCACCTGCACGGCATACACGCCCGCATTGCCGGCGTTTTGCCCGTCGGTGGAAATCACCATGAAGGTGTTCGCGAAGCCGCGTCCCGTGATGACCGGATTCGTGGCCGCCGGGTCGATCACCGGAATGCCGGCCTGCTCGTAGATCTGCGAGGCGGGAATCGTCGTGCCCGAGTTGAAGTGGCCCACCACGGCCGACACGCCCGAGTCGACCAGCTTCTGCGCGGCTTGCACGCCGATGCGCGGGTCGGCCTGGTCGTCTTCGGAAACGATCTGGAATTGCGCGACTTTGTCGCCGATCTTGATCTTCTGCGCGTTGGCTTCCTCGATCGCGAGCCGGACACCGTTCTCCAGATCCTTGCCGTAGCCGGCGTTGGCGCCCGTCAGCGGCGCGGCAAAACCGATCTTCACCGGCAGGTCGTCGGCGAACGTGGCCGGTGGCGCGACGGCGAAGATAGCGCCAACGAACAGGGCAAGCGGTTTCAGCGTATTGCGAAGACTCATGGTCTCTCCTTCCATCGACAGTTCAGGGTGTGAAAGCGGCAAGGCAGTAACGCTGGATTTCGACGCACGAGCGTGCACATTGCACGGCGCGCATCGGGAGACTCGGATGATCGGTCGCCATAAACAATAGTGGAATACGCCCGAGGGAAGCCCCCTGGGGACGCACCGGCGCGTTCATCCGTCCGTCAATCTGGCCCGAATATAGAAAGCCAATTTGCCGTCGTCTTGGCAGTTCAAGGCGTTTTGAATGAGCATTTCGGCATAGCCGACGCAGCGCATTCGCTGACAGCGTGCGGGTACGGATGCCGGCGCGGGGGTGCCGATTGCGGCACATGCTTAAGAGACCGGCGCGAATGCGCCGGCCGGGTGTCCGCGGCGCAGCGTCGGGAACGATCCCGCATGCCTGCGCCGAGGTAAAGGCGTCGTGAAGTGCGAACTAAAGCCGAGCGCTCAGTGCTCGCCTTGCTGGCGCAGCAATTCTTCACGCAGACGCAGAAGGGGCGCCTTGGTGTCGTCGTCGGCCCATGTGTCGAGATCGTCGATGGCGCGCTGGCAGCCGTCGAGCACGAGGTCGAGATCCACCGGCACGCCGTTGTTCAGCGCGAATTCGATGGTCTCGGCGAACTGCTGGCATTCGTCCTCACCGTACGAGATGTCGAGGTTGTCGGCGATCACTTCCGCGATATTGCTGCGCGCTTTGTCGTCCGGCGTCACCATGTCGACGATGCCGCGCGCCACCGCGGGCGAATAGTAGAGCGCAATGTCGAGCCACTGCGCGGGATCGAAATCGGCCTGGTCGAACTGGCTCTCGAAGAACTCGATCGCTTCCTGTTCGTGCGTCTCGTCGGCATCGACGCTGATGCACAACTGCTCAAAATATTCTTCCCGCTCGCTGCGGATATAACCGTCCATCGATGCCTCGTCTGCTGAATGCCGGGTGCCTGAAAGTGCGGCGCGGAAGGGCACGGGCCTCGTCCACGCGGCACGCATTATAGGACGGCCCGCTGACTGGCGCGGGCGCGCGGCATGAGTTACCTCGCTCGTGGCGGCGGCCATTACGGATCGCTCGTGCTGGCGTATAACAGCATTTCCGCTCCCGTAGTGCGGGGATGACCTGGCGCAGGCGTGCCTGCACGCCACCTACGCCGTATCCGCCACCCATGCATCGAACCACTCGCGCGGCTGCGCGATTTCACTTTGCGCGGCGACCAGTTCGAGCTCGTAGCGTCCCGCTTGCCAGGTTGCCTTCACCACCGCATTCACGGCGGCAAGCGTGTGTTCGAAGGCGGCGCGGATCGAATCGCCGAGCAACGTACGCGCGACGAACACCGCGCTCGTCAGATCGCCCACCCCCACCGGTTGCCGTGCGAACGGGTAGAGCGGGCGCTGTCCCATCCATGCTTCGCGTTCGGTGACGACCAGCATGTTGAAGCGGTCGGCGGGGCTGTTGCGATCGAGCAGATGTTTGACCAGCACCAGCTTCGGCCCGCGCGCAATGAGCTCGCGGCACGCCGTGACGGCTTCCTCCAGCGTCTCGATCTCGCGGCCCACCAGACGCTGCAATTCGGTGTGGTTCGGCGCCATTGCGTCGGCCACTTCGGGCATGGTGCGCACGAGAAATTCCTGAATGCCCGGCTCGACCTTGCAGCCGCTCACGGCGCCCATGACCGGATCGCAGAAGTACCATGCACGCGGATTGGCGGCCTTCACCGCCTTGACGATCTCCAGCACCGACTGCGCCTGTTCGGGCGTGCCCAGATAGCCGGAAAGCACGGCGTCGCAACGCGGCAGCATGCCGATCGCGCCGATGCCGTCGACCAGATCCACCATTTGCGCGGCGTCGATCGCGCCGCCGGTCCAATGACCGTATTGCGTGTGGTTCGAGAACTGCACGGTGTTGAGCGGCCACACGTTGACGCCGAGCCGACGCATCGGAAACACGGCCGCGCTGTTGCCGGCGTGACCGAAGACGACATGTGACTGGATGCTCAGAACGTTTTTCGTCATGGTATGGCCCGCGCAAACGGGTAGGCGCGATCAATGAAAACAGGAAGGATGCGCCGCGGCGGCGATCCGGCAGGTGCGGAATGCCTGATGCGGCAGGACTGCTTCAGATGGTGCAGGAAATCGGCACACTCTGCATCGTCAGGAAACAATACATGAGTTTGCCGCGCGCGAGTTGATCCGTCCCCGAGTTGTTGCGTCGAACCATCAAACGCGCGGGCGGCGCAGGCTGGGCGGCGAGAGCGCTGGCCGCCCGGAAAAGACGGGTCAAGCCGGCTTCGGCGACTCAAGGCTCCACGCAGTTGAGGCCAGGTGGCCACGTCGGGCGAGCTCAGGCGAGCTCGCGATAGAGCGCCAGATAGCGCTCCGCCGAGGCGCCCCAGCCGAAGTCCTGGCGCATCGCGCGCCGCTGGGCCGCTTTCCATTCGGCGCGGCGTTCATGGAGCGCGAAGGCGCGGCGGATCGCGGCGCCTATGCCCTTCAGATCGAAGCGTTCGAACACGAAACCGGTGGCGAGGTCGTCGGCGAGATTTTCGAGCGACGCGTCCACCACCGTGTCTGCAAGACCGCCCACGCAATGCACGAGCGGCAGCGAGCCGTAAGCGAGCGCATACAGTTGAGTCAAGCCGCAGGGCTCGAAACGCGACGGCACCGCGATCACGTCGCTGCCCGCGACGATCGTATGCGCGAGCTTCTCGTCGAAGCCGAGTTCCACCGCGACGACTTCCGGGTGCGCATGCGCGACGCGTTTCAAACCGTTTTCCAGCGCTGGGTCGCCGGTGCCGAATACCACCAGTTGGCCGCCATGTTTGATGATTTCGGGCACGGCCTCGAGCAGCAGGTCGAGGCCTTTCTGTTCGGTCAGGCGGCTCACCACGCCGAACAGCAGCGCGTCGCTTTTCTGCGCGAGGCCGAAGCATTTTTGCAGCGCTTCCTTGCACGCCAGTTTGCCGGCGAGGCGCGTGGCGCTGTAGTGGTCTTCGAGGAGCGCGTCGCTGGCCGGATTCCAGACCGTGTAGTCGACGCCGTTCAGAATGCCGCTCAGGTCGTGCGAGCGATGGCGCAGCAGCCCGTCGAGTCCGCCGCCCTGGGCGAGCGTCTGGATTTCGCGCGCGTAGGTGGGGCTCACGGTGGTGATGCGGTCGCTGAAGTAAAGGCCGGCCTTGAGAAACGACAGTTGCCCGTAGAACTCCACGCCGTGCATGCTGAAGTAGTCCGCCGGCAGGCCCAGTTGACCGAACTGGTGCGCGGGAAACACGCCTTGATACGCGAGATTGTGCACCGTGAAGACGCTGCGCGCGAAAGACCGGCCATGCTGGCGTTCGGCCGCTTTCAGATAGGCTGGCGCGAGCCCCGCATGCCAGTCGTGCGCGTGGACGATCTGTGGTGACCAGGCCGGGTCAAGCTGCTGCCCGAGTTGCGCGGCGACCCAGCCGAGCAACGCGAAACGCTGGGCGTTGTCGCCGTACGGCACGTGCTCGTCGTTCAGATAGGGATTGCCGGGCCGGTCGTACAGCGTGCTCGCGCGGATCACATAGACGATCAGGCCGTTCGACGCCAGCGTGCCCCGTTCGAGCGTGACGCCCGGTGCATCGAACCGGCGCCCCAGTTGCGCGACCGGCGCGAGATCGGTCAAACCGGCCACCACCGCCGGGAAGCCGGGCAACAGCACGCGCACATCGGCGCCGCGCTCGATCAGCGCGGGCGGCAGCGCGCCCGCGACGTCGGCGAGACCGCCCGTTTTGAGGAGGGGATACAGCTCGCTTGCGACGTGCAGGGCGCGAATCGTCATAGGCTCCGTCTCATCCTGGGTTGGTGCGGCTCGCGGCTGGCGGCCGGCCTTACTTCACCGTCTGCCGCAAGGCTTCCGGCGTGACCAGCACCACGCCGTCGTCGGTACGGTAAAAGCGCTCGGCATCGCTCACCGGATCTTCGCCGATTACCGTGCCGTCCGGTATCGCGCAGCCGCGGTCTATCACCACTTTCTGCAGCCGGCAGCTCGCGCCGACGGTAACCTGCGGCAACAAGACTGCCTCATTGATGTTACAGAACGAACTCACTTTGACGTTCGACGAGAGCACCGAGCGCGAGATCTGCGAGCCCGAGATCACGCAGCCCCCGCACACGATCAGATTATTGCCCGAGCCCTGCAGCCCCTTCATGTCGCGCACGAATTTGGCCGGCGGCAACTGTTCCTGATATGTCCAGATCGGCCAGCTGCGATCGTAGAGATCGAGCGTCGGAATGGTCGAGGCGAGGTCGAGATTGGCGGCCCAGTATGCGTCGATCGTGCCGACGTCGCGCCAGTACGGCTCCACGTTCGGGTCCGACGACACGCACGACATGCTGAACGGATGCGCGATCGCCATGCCTTGCGTGACGACGCGCGGCAGGATGTCCTTGCCGAAGTCGTGATCGGTGTCGACGGACGAGATGTTCTCCTCGAGCAGCGAATACAGGTAGTCGGCGCTGAACACGTAGATGCCCATGCTGGCGAGCGCCGTATCCGGGCGGCCGGGTATGGCGGGCGGGTCGGCGGGCTTTTCCACGAAGCCGGTCACGCGGCGGTTTTCATCCACGTGCATCACGCCGAAGGCCACCGCGTCCATGCGCGGCACCTCGATACAGCCGACCGTGCAGTCCGCGCCGCTCTCCGCGTGGTCCGCGATCATGCGCGTGTAGTCCATCTTGTAGATGTGGTCGCCGGCCAGCACCACCACGTATTTCGGCCGGATGGAACGGATGATGTCGAGGTTCTGGAACACCGCGTCCGCGGTGCCGCGATACCAGTGCGCGCCTTCCACGCGTTGTTGCGCGGGCCACAGGTCGATGAACTCGCCGAACTCGCCGCGCAGGAAGCTCCAGCCGCGCTGCAGGTGACGCAGCAGCGAGTGCGCCTTGTACTGCGTGACGACTGCGATGCGGCGGATGCCGGAGTTCAGGCAGTTGGACAGCGCGAAGTCGATGATCCGGTATTTGCCGCCGAAGTGCACGGCCGGC
This genomic stretch from Paraburkholderia dioscoreae harbors:
- the glgA gene encoding glycogen synthase GlgA — encoded protein: MTIRALHVASELYPLLKTGGLADVAGALPPALIERGADVRVLLPGFPAVVAGLTDLAPVAQLGRRFDAPGVTLERGTLASNGLIVYVIRASTLYDRPGNPYLNDEHVPYGDNAQRFALLGWVAAQLGQQLDPAWSPQIVHAHDWHAGLAPAYLKAAERQHGRSFARSVFTVHNLAYQGVFPAHQFGQLGLPADYFSMHGVEFYGQLSFLKAGLYFSDRITTVSPTYAREIQTLAQGGGLDGLLRHRSHDLSGILNGVDYTVWNPASDALLEDHYSATRLAGKLACKEALQKCFGLAQKSDALLFGVVSRLTEQKGLDLLLEAVPEIIKHGGQLVVFGTGDPALENGLKRVAHAHPEVVAVELGFDEKLAHTIVAGSDVIAVPSRFEPCGLTQLYALAYGSLPLVHCVGGLADTVVDASLENLADDLATGFVFERFDLKGIGAAIRRAFALHERRAEWKAAQRRAMRQDFGWGASAERYLALYRELA
- the pdxY gene encoding pyridoxal kinase PdxY, which codes for MTKNVLSIQSHVVFGHAGNSAAVFPMRRLGVNVWPLNTVQFSNHTQYGHWTGGAIDAAQMVDLVDGIGAIGMLPRCDAVLSGYLGTPEQAQSVLEIVKAVKAANPRAWYFCDPVMGAVSGCKVEPGIQEFLVRTMPEVADAMAPNHTELQRLVGREIETLEEAVTACRELIARGPKLVLVKHLLDRNSPADRFNMLVVTEREAWMGQRPLYPFARQPVGVGDLTSAVFVARTLLGDSIRAAFEHTLAAVNAVVKATWQAGRYELELVAAQSEIAQPREWFDAWVADTA
- the glgC gene encoding glucose-1-phosphate adenylyltransferase; its protein translation is MDTPARLNDLQRTTLAIVLAGGRGTRLGPLTNKRVKPAVHFGGKYRIIDFALSNCLNSGIRRIAVVTQYKAHSLLRHLQRGWSFLRGEFGEFIDLWPAQQRVEGAHWYRGTADAVFQNLDIIRSIRPKYVVVLAGDHIYKMDYTRMIADHAESGADCTVGCIEVPRMDAVAFGVMHVDENRRVTGFVEKPADPPAIPGRPDTALASMGIYVFSADYLYSLLEENISSVDTDHDFGKDILPRVVTQGMAIAHPFSMSCVSSDPNVEPYWRDVGTIDAYWAANLDLASTIPTLDLYDRSWPIWTYQEQLPPAKFVRDMKGLQGSGNNLIVCGGCVISGSQISRSVLSSNVKVSSFCNINEAVLLPQVTVGASCRLQKVVIDRGCAIPDGTVIGEDPVSDAERFYRTDDGVVLVTPEALRQTVK
- a CDS encoding branched-chain amino acid ABC transporter substrate-binding protein, with translation MSLRNTLKPLALFVGAIFAVAPPATFADDLPVKIGFAAPLTGANAGYGKDLENGVRLAIEEANAQKIKIGDKVAQFQIVSEDDQADPRIGVQAAQKLVDSGVSAVVGHFNSGTTIPASQIYEQAGIPVIDPAATNPVITGRGFANTFMVISTDGQNAGNAGVYAVQVTKAKRIAIIDDRTAFGQGEADEFEKAVKAHGGSIIAREYTDNKAVDFSTQITKLKSTNADLIFFGGLDTQAAGFAKRMKQLGMNAQLVGGGGVMDQDFIKLAGDSAEGVMAWEYGRPLAQLPGGKDFSTKFKKRFGVDILSYAPFGYDGAWAAIKAMQQAKSASPNVYRPVLKAIDFDGVTGKISFDSTGALKSGASTLYQVKSGAWVPIVTKTGS
- a CDS encoding DUF3857 domain-containing transglutaminase family protein — protein: MRRCPAVFLRLAFWLTLGALSPAIAWADDSASTVSGDDLAPSTIERDVHLFTIQKDGSIEEHDDTVLRANTTSGVDDIAQRYVWFNKDIEQVQLLAAETIDPGGVAHPVGPEAIRDVQEPRSAGAPSFEDGVLRTVIFPGVEPGSRVHLAFRKTRTKPLQAGTFAYLVEPTRDPVELQRLIFDLPADVPLYADARGYVAVPPVTANGRTRYEFDYRHGPYAPLEAGSVGYANWGDRLMVSTVPDFANFAARYRGPALDATIGDPAIVRLAQALTAGAADPRAKAQLLYDWMRLNIRYVALFLGETAAIPHKTIDILRNRYGDCKDHVALYGALLAAVGIRSEAVLLNLGPYYSLPDVPGYGASAINHAIVWIPELSLYADTTAGGTAFGYLPPSVMDRPVLLVDEGVLSRTPATQLRERSARVQIDVDESGAAHYAYRAEDAGFTAEIERNTFRRATRQRTQQIAANRLLQTGLHGTAQLHTADLIATNGPFATSMQGKVEHFVWTDGTTAIPALTSFSGGMGSQVQAWLAEPLRTQPWTCIGGEFDETLEMTLPRFARVTDLPADTAVQNRFVTFSSSYVFDPAARLLQVRRHLRAAFGHQMCSANEFAEMHDDLVRIERDLDAGLVVKVTDSKNR